In Fluviicola taffensis DSM 16823, the following are encoded in one genomic region:
- a CDS encoding T9SS type A sorting domain-containing protein: MTLNTAVTGTDTKTACGSYTWIDGNTYNASNNSAIFNIVGGAATGCDSLVTLDLTINNVSDITTSVSGIVISSNNTAASYQWLNCDNNYIPIVGETNQNFTATANGNYAVKLTENGCVDTSFCVSIATVSLMENDFGDALVVSPNPTEGNFSVNLGEKYYALKIDITDLNGKIIQTKEFDNSQVLNLNIQEPAGVYFVTITSAELRAVIRLIKK; this comes from the coding sequence TTGACACTAAATACTGCAGTAACGGGAACAGATACAAAAACTGCGTGTGGAAGTTATACATGGATTGATGGGAATACATATAACGCAAGCAACAATTCAGCAATTTTCAATATTGTTGGTGGTGCTGCCACTGGTTGTGATTCGTTGGTAACTCTTGATTTAACGATAAATAATGTTTCGGATATCACTACATCAGTGAGCGGAATTGTTATTTCATCTAATAATACTGCTGCAAGCTATCAGTGGCTGAATTGCGACAATAACTATATTCCCATTGTAGGAGAAACAAATCAGAACTTCACGGCAACTGCCAACGGAAACTATGCTGTAAAGCTGACGGAGAACGGCTGTGTAGACACATCTTTCTGTGTTTCCATTGCAACTGTTAGTCTTATGGAGAACGATTTTGGAGATGCACTTGTAGTTTCCCCAAACCCAACTGAGGGCAATTTTTCAGTTAATCTTGGTGAAAAATATTACGCTCTAAAAATCGACATTACCGATTTGAATGGCAAAATCATTCAAACAAAAGAATTCGATAATTCTCAAGTCTTGAACCTGAATATACAAGAACCTGCGGGTGTATATTTCGTGACCATAACATCTGCAGAATTGAGAGCTGTAATTCGACTAATAAAGAAATAA